The window CTTTGCCACCTTCATGGCTGGTCCAGACGGGATGAACCCCGACGTGTTTTCGATGGCATCATCTTCAGCAATGAGTTGGACATGCttgatattaggtggaatgagCTTTATCCTTATGTCACAAAATTGGTAATCTTTGAGGCAAATACCACTTTTACTGGCATCCCGAAACCTCTCTTTTTTGCTTCAAATCGTGGCAGATTTGCCTTTGCCGAGGATAAAATCATCCACGATGTCTTTCCTGGTGTAATTATCCCCCGAGGATCACATGTAGACCCCTTTGATCTTGAGAAAAAGCAACGTATAGCTATGAATGCTTTACTTCGGCGTGCTGGGATTTCCAATGGCGATATATTGATAATGTCAGATACTGATGAGATACCAAGCCCACATACTGTGAAATTGCTGCAGTGGTGTGACGGGATTCCACCTAAAATGCATCTTGAGCTGAAGCACTACATGTACTCGTTTGAGTTCCCGGTGGACTATAGCAGCTGGCGGGCGACAGCCCACATCTATGGCCCTCGTACCTTCTATCAGCATTCACGACAgacaaactacttattttctgATGCAGGATGGCATTGCAGTTTTTGCTTCCGGCGGATTGAAGATTTTGTGTTTAAGATGACAGCTTACAGCCACGCAGACCGTGTGAAGCGCAGAGAATTTCTTGACCATTCAAGGATTCAGAAACTCATTTGTAGAGGAGATGATCTTTTCGACATGTTACCTGAAGAGTACTCGTTCAAGGAGTTGATCAAGAAGATGGGAGCGATACCCCGTTCGACTTCTGCAGTTCATCTTCCTTCTTACTTGTTAAAGAATGTAGACAAGTTTAGGTTCCTTCTCCCTGGAGGCTGTTTAAGGTCACAGGATTGAAAGGTTTCGTAGGTAATACTAACTTTAAGCAATTTATTATTCTGATTTTAGCTTTCTATGTGCCCCGGTAACTTGCTAGTAAAGGATACACCATTGCAAAGCAATTATTCTGATTTAGCTTTTATAagatttgattttgtttctaaTATTCATGTTTGGGCCGCGGAGGGTCgttattttgtttctaacaGTCATAATTAAATTGATGAAATACTATTTTTACTTGCTCGCCATTCTAATGGATATAAAGCCGGACTATGTAATTGTGCCAACTATTGAAAAGTTTCCCATGAAACAAGTGTAAGGGAAACCCAACTAGCAAAAGTTATCGTGAAAGCGAAACTATCACAGAATCCGTCAAGATGCATGGATGGCTAGATAGAAAAGCAAATTTCAACATCATGGTGTCTGGTACTCGAACATTGGCTCGAGTTATTTTCTCTTCTCGTTCTAACGTCGTGCGCTTTTCGTACTTTGATTGATAACCTTTACATTCCTCAATC of the Pyrus communis chromosome 1, drPyrComm1.1, whole genome shotgun sequence genome contains:
- the LOC137746209 gene encoding uncharacterized protein; amino-acid sequence: MAMRSPHSPSRRRPPKFFCLILLIVAPTCIFGLLTNYQKISYFFRPLWDKPPAPFIRLPHYYAENVTLDHLCHLHGWSRRDEPRRVFDGIIFSNELDMLDIRWNELYPYVTKLVIFEANTTFTGIPKPLFFASNRGRFAFAEDKIIHDVFPGVIIPRGSHVDPFDLEKKQRIAMNALLRRAGISNGDILIMSDTDEIPSPHTVKLLQWCDGIPPKMHLELKHYMYSFEFPVDYSSWRATAHIYGPRTFYQHSRQTNYLFSDAGWHCSFCFRRIEDFVFKMTAYSHADRVKRREFLDHSRIQKLICRGDDLFDMLPEEYSFKELIKKMGAIPRSTSAVHLPSYLLKNVDKFRFLLPGGCLRSQD